One genomic segment of Spirochaetota bacterium includes these proteins:
- a CDS encoding epoxyqueuosine reductase QueH, translating into MTAERLLLHTCCAPCFSSVHEVLSPDYSVSALYYNPNITPFPEYMRRMTELVNYSNKLSFDLLIENRDTREWTLAVKKFRAMGERSDRCAACIRYRLERTFRLAVERDFPVVCTTLTVSPHKDPDMINRIGRELEARHRIGFLAADFKKGGGFARSVELSRREGFYRQAYCGCGYSRAERAKKFSRVEQGIKQVVV; encoded by the coding sequence ATGACCGCTGAAAGGCTTCTTCTGCATACCTGTTGCGCACCCTGTTTTTCCTCGGTGCATGAGGTGCTGTCCCCGGACTATTCGGTAAGCGCATTGTATTACAACCCTAACATCACCCCCTTTCCTGAATACATGCGAAGGATGACGGAGCTTGTAAACTATTCCAATAAGTTATCTTTCGATCTGCTTATAGAAAACCGCGATACCCGCGAATGGACCCTCGCGGTGAAAAAATTTCGCGCCATGGGTGAGCGTTCCGATCGATGCGCGGCATGCATTCGCTATCGCCTTGAGCGTACATTCCGGCTTGCGGTCGAGCGGGATTTCCCCGTAGTCTGCACGACGCTCACCGTGAGCCCCCATAAAGACCCCGACATGATCAACCGCATCGGCCGCGAGCTCGAAGCACGGCACCGTATAGGATTCCTTGCCGCCGATTTCAAAAAGGGAGGCGGGTTTGCCCGCTCGGTCGAGTTGTCACGCAGGGAGGGCTTCTACCGGCAGGCATACTGCGGGTGCGGCTATTCCAGGGCGGAACGCGCCAAAAAATTTTCCCGGGTCGAACAGGGCATTAAACAGGTGGTCGTGTAG